In Pseudomonadota bacterium, the sequence ATCACGGAGCCGGTGGGCGAGGCGTATCAGGCATTCCTGTCGGCCGTCACAGATGTGTGTCGGACCTTGGCTCACGCCATCGTCCGGGACGGCGAGGGGGCGACCAAGTTCGTGACCATCAACGTCACGGGGTGCCCAGGCGAAGGCGCGGCGCTCGAGATCGCACGCGCCGTCGCCAACTCGCCCTTGGTCAAGACGGCGCTCTTCGCCTCGGACCCGAACTGGGGCCGGATCCTCGCCGCCGTGGGGCGGGCCGTGTCCCCCGACATCGACGCCGAGCGGCTCACCATCCGCCTCAACGGCCTGTGCGTGTTCCGAGACGGCGCACGGGCCGCGGGGCTGACCGAGGAAGACGCGCGGGCGGCGATGGCGGTCCCCGAGATCGTCATCGCCATCGATGTCGGCAGCGGCCGCCACGCCGCCACGGTCTGGACCTGCGATCTCTCCTACGACTACGTCCGCATCAACGCCGAGTACCGCAGCTGATCCCGAGACGACCCTCGGGAGCGGCAAGCCGCCCGATGGCGTTCTTCATATCGCCGTCGGCGTCCTCTGCAACGACCGCGACGAGGTGCTGATCGCCCAGCGGCCGAAGGGGCGACACCAGGGGGGGCTCTGGGAGTTCCCGGGCGGTAAGGTCGAGCCGGGCGAAGACGGGCGCGCGGCCTTGCGGCGCGAGCTTCGCGAAGAGCTCGGCATCGAGATCACCATCGCCCGACCGCTCATCCGGGTCCGACACCGCTACGCCGACCGAAGCGTGCTTCTCGATTGCTGGCGCGTGAGCCGCTGGGGAGGCGAGGTTCATGGACGGGAGGGCCAGCGGGTCGCGTGGGCGCGGCCGGAGGCGCTCGACGAACGGCGTTTTCTGCCGGCGGACAAGGCCATCCTCACCGCCGCACGCCTGCCGGCGATGTACCTCATCAGCCCGGAGCCCGGCCCCGATCTCGACGCCTTTCTCGCGACGCTCGATGCGCGCCTCGGGGGCGGCCTGCGCCTCTTCCAGCTGCGCTGCCGGGAGATCCCATTGCCGCGGTACCGAGTCTTGGTTCGAGAGGTCCGAGCCCTCTGTGAGCGATACGGCGCCCGGCTGCTCTTGAACAGCGCCCTCGGCGAGGCGCTCTCCGCTGAGGCGCACGGGCTGCACCTGACGAGCACGGACCTCCGCGCGCTCAAGAGGCGCCCGCTGGGACGCGACTGGCTCATCGCCGCCTCTTGCCACGACGCCGCAGAGATCGAACAGGCCGCGCGCCTCGCCCTCGACTTCATCGTCCTCGGCCCGGTCCTGTCCACCCCCGCCCACCCCGACGCCTCTACCCTCGGCTGGACGGGCTTCACAAACCTCGTGCGGCGCGCCCCCCTGCCGGCCTATGCCCTGGGCGGGCTCGGACCCGCCCATCTCCCCCTCGCATGGCACTCCGGCGCCCAGGGCATCGCGGCGATCCGGGGGCTCTGGGGCGGGCTCGGCGGGGGAGGATAGGAGATTCAACGCCCGTTGGTAATCGGCAATGCTTCGTCGGACGGGGCGGATGGGGATGTGTCGCTGAAAGCTGTCCGGAGGTGGACGTAGACCTCGGCCTGGAAACCCGTACTGAAGCGCGGCGAGGATCTGCGCGTACTCGTCGACCGGCGACATTCCCATGCGAGATGTTGTATGGTACCGGTGCCGGCTCTTGGGCGGTCGCAAGCACACCATTCGAGCGGCAGACAACGCCGCCTATCGGGATTTAACCAGGAGGGTCCTCTGCCGGCGCGGCAGCAGCTTCATTAGGCGTCTCCTGTTCTGAGTTCGAAGCATCCGCCCGGCAGCCCGAGCCAACCTGGGCAGAACCGGCCCTTTCGCCCTCAAGAACCTCTCGCTTTAAGACCTCCGACTCTAGAACACTTCTGACCTCGTCACACTCGATTCGGACGTCAGGCGATAACCGGCGTACCTCTCTCCGGAGGAGTTCCAGAACCGGGTCGCTGAGGATTAAGGCTCCGAGCGTGAGGCTCAAGGCCCGTCGTTGAGTGTGATATTCGCCAAGGTGCGCGTTTTCCCAGCCCTCCTTAGCGAGGAGACCAACGAGATCGATGTGGTTGGAGCTGCGAGGATTCATCGCCAGCAGATCCAATTCAACGACGAACTCCTGTTCAATCGGCTCGGAGAAGCAGACTTTGTAAACCTTCCAGACGATTCCGTTGGTAAGCGTTACCCATTCGCAACCTTGGTTGGCCGCATAGTCCACTGCCTTAACGTATTGCTCTTTCAAATCCAAACCGATGGCCTTCACCTCGATTAGAACGGCCAACGTACCGTCAAGCTTGATAGCCAGGTTACAGAAGGTTCCGCGGATCATGTGCTCCGACGTAATCTCCGTGAATTTATCGTAACCAAATACCTCCTGGAGGAGGTCCGTGACGATGATCACGGTGTCTGATTCGTTCACGTCGCGGGCCTTCGCCGACGCGAGAATGGGCTGGAAGCGCTTGATACCGGCGCCGATGCGATCTACTGCCTTCTTGGAAAGTTTCGGCATTTAGCGCTGCCCGCCTTACCAATTTGAACCAGAAGAGGGATCAATCGGGCCGTGGAGCGCCACCCGGAGCGCCTGTCCCTGCCCTATTCCTGTCAGTGGCGCCGGGCTGGAACGCCGCACTTCCCAGAAGGCCAGCGGTACCCGGTCCTTGGACAACCAGATCACGTTCAACATTGCTGTCCGCGTTAGGCCGTGTACGGCCTATGTTAGTGACCTGCGGGTCAAGGTCGCTGCAACGGGTTTGCACGCCTACCCGGATGTGGTGGCGCTCTGTGCGAGGCGATCTTTGACGACAGCGTCATGGAAACCCTCCTCAACCCTGCGGTGATTATCGAGGTGCTCTCGGTGTCTACCGAGGCCTATGACCGCGGCGAGAAGTTTGCTCACTACCGGCGCCTCCCCACTCTGACCGACTACGTCCTGATCGCAGAGGACAAGCTGCGGGTCGAGCACTACGTTCGGCAGGACCGGCAATGGGTCCTGTCGGAGGCCGACGACTGGAACGACACCATCGACTTGACCTCCATCGGTTGCCGGTTGGCGCTGCGCGACATCTACGACAAGGTGAATTTTCCTCAAGGGGATACGGCTGCCGGGACGCCGATGGTAAACGCGCCCGATCGGCGCGGCGCATGATCATGCCCTCGCGTCCCGCGCAGTCCCAGGGAGTATTGGCGATCGGCGGATCAGCCTGCCGCGGTGCTCGTCGGGCATGCCCCGGGGGTCATGTACAACAGGTAGTTCCCCATGCCGTGGTTGAGATTGGGGTTGTCGAGCGGGCGATGGTAGACCATCGAGATCTCATAGTCGTGCCGGCTGCTGACAGTGAACCCCTGGGCGTTTTTGTAGACCTGGTGCGGTTCGAATTCGACGAAGGTGCCGTCGGCTTCGACATCGGGGACCGTGCGCAGCAGGGTCCTGTTTTCGGTCTTGTCCTCCAGGGCGATCATCAGGAGCTGGTCATGACCGTGGGGGTAGGCAAACTTCACACACCCGTCTTGGTTGAATTTGAGCGGGGCCTTGGAGACGTTCAGGCCGCGCTCGATTGCGATCCCCTCGTCGGTCTCCCCGGGTAGGCGGTCCTTGAACTTGCTGTAACAGACGACGTTGACGCCGACCTGATAGACATCCATCTCCGCGACCTTGGCGCCCTCGGGCGCCATTTCCATGGTGAAGCGCGCCATCACCTCCTTGGTCGGCGGCACGCCGTGGTAGAGCGCCAGCACCGCCATGAGGGCCTTGCCCTTCTCGAGCTTGACCCCGTAGCCCTCGGGGAACCGCGTCTCGGTCATCTCCAGACCGGCGCCCGCGAAGAACAATGGCTCGCCGGGACAGGACACGCTCTGCTTGTCGTTGTTGATCATGAGGATGTGGTGCAGATACTGGCGCGGCAGCGGTTTTCCGTCCTTGGTATACACCTCGGACTTGTAGCCCACCATGTACATGTCCTTGGGTAGTTTGAAGAAATGATGCGGCAGGCTGGCCGCGAGGTCGCCGGCATGGGGCGCGGGAGCATCCACCGGACCGAAGGTCACGAAGACCTTGTTTCCCTCATAGGTGACCTCGGTCTTGGGCTGTGCATTCAGTGTCGGAATGGCCGGCTCATGGCCTTCGTGCCGGCTCTCAGCCCCGGCGCATGCCGGCCCCATGATCCCGAGCAGCATCGTAATCAAGGTACGCTTCATGTCTCCTCCCCTGGTCGAACTCGGAAAGTCTTTATCAGTCACAGGCCTACTGGGCGACCTCCACGACGCGTCGGTGGGGCCGTTGCCGACCCCGGTCCTCGGGTTCAGGAGCCCGGTTGAGTTCTAGGCACGCGTTTCCAATGATAGGTACCGCCCCACTGCCGCGGCGGGATGTTGTGATGTTCGCCAACGCGGGTATACCACCATACCCCGCGCGCCTCCTGCCCATCCTCCGAGATGAGCAGATCGAATCCGCCTTCCCGGTCGTTGCCGCCTTGTTGCCAGGTCCCCTGCCACTTGCGGCCGGCGCACTTCGTGGTCATGAGGCGCCCCCCCTGGTGGGTGTAGGTGCCGTTGCCGGAGGCGTCCAGGGTCGCGGTATAGGCTTTGTCTTCTTCCTGGACCGCCCACTGTCCGCTCAGATCGGGCGCGGTGGCGGCGGGCTCCTGAGGCGCGGTCTCGGAAACGGACATGAGACCCGCGGCGCCGTCGCGAAACGACTCGTGCCATGACACCAGGATCCAGCGCCCGTGGCGGCGCTCCAGCACCCCGGTCTCGCGCAGCGGCATCACCGTGCGGGTCTCCCCCCCGCCGCTGGCCACATAGCGGATGTAGTCGAGCTCCATCGCGAACCACGCGACATCGCCCCGGGTCCAGACCTGGAGGTCTTTGATCGGGACCTCGAGGCGGGTGACGGCTTCGAACTCCGCTTCCATGTCGCGAGCCAACAACGTCCAGCCGATGTACTTCCGGCCGTGGATGGTGTAACCAACGGCGTCGTCGCCCGCGTCCATCCAGCGCGCCATCGCTTCGAGGTCTTTGTCCTCGTTGGCTTTGACCAGGGCGCGCAGCACCGCCTCGGGATCGCTGGGTTCCCCCGCAGCGGCTGTCCCCGGGAATGCCAGGACCATGGCAACCGTAGCGAAAGTGATCAAGCGCGACACGGATATCGCGGGGATCGAGCGGCCGGCGCAGTCGAGACGCCGAT encodes:
- a CDS encoding restriction endonuclease subunit R — its product is MPKLSKKAVDRIGAGIKRFQPILASAKARDVNESDTVIIVTDLLQEVFGYDKFTEITSEHMIRGTFCNLAIKLDGTLAVLIEVKAIGLDLKEQYVKAVDYAANQGCEWVTLTNGIVWKVYKVCFSEPIEQEFVVELDLLAMNPRSSNHIDLVGLLAKEGWENAHLGEYHTQRRALSLTLGALILSDPVLELLRREVRRLSPDVRIECDEVRSVLESEVLKREVLEGERAGSAQVGSGCRADASNSEQETPNEAAAAPAEDPPG
- a CDS encoding nuclear transport factor 2 family protein, with amino-acid sequence MVLAFPGTAAAGEPSDPEAVLRALVKANEDKDLEAMARWMDAGDDAVGYTIHGRKYIGWTLLARDMEAEFEAVTRLEVPIKDLQVWTRGDVAWFAMELDYIRYVASGGGETRTVMPLRETGVLERRHGRWILVSWHESFRDGAAGLMSVSETAPQEPAATAPDLSGQWAVQEEDKAYTATLDASGNGTYTHQGGRLMTTKCAGRKWQGTWQQGGNDREGGFDLLISEDGQEARGVWWYTRVGEHHNIPPRQWGGTYHWKRVPRTQPGS
- a CDS encoding Uma2 family endonuclease, with the translated sequence METLLNPAVIIEVLSVSTEAYDRGEKFAHYRRLPTLTDYVLIAEDKLRVEHYVRQDRQWVLSEADDWNDTIDLTSIGCRLALRDIYDKVNFPQGDTAAGTPMVNAPDRRGA
- a CDS encoding Nudix family hydrolase; its protein translation is MAVGVLCNDRDEVLIAQRPKGRHQGGLWEFPGGKVEPGEDGRAALRRELREELGIEITIARPLIRVRHRYADRSVLLDCWRVSRWGGEVHGREGQRVAWARPEALDERRFLPADKAILTAARLPAMYLISPEPGPDLDAFLATLDARLGGGLRLFQLRCREIPLPRYRVLVREVRALCERYGARLLLNSALGEALSAEAHGLHLTSTDLRALKRRPLGRDWLIAASCHDAAEIEQAARLALDFIVLGPVLSTPAHPDASTLGWTGFTNLVRRAPLPAYALGGLGPAHLPLAWHSGAQGIAAIRGLWGGLGGGG